GCTGGTCGACAGGGCCGCGCTTCCGGAGGGAATTCGTGGGCCGCGTTGAAGCACCTTGTGCATTGATCGTGATGGGCGTGTCGGGTTCGGGCAAGAGCACGGTCGCGGAAGCACTTGGCGAGCGGCTTGGCTGGCGCTTCGAGGACGGCGACAGCTTCCATCCTGCCAGCAATGTCGAGAAGATGCGGGCCGGCCATCCCCTCACCGACGAGGACCGCTGGCCCTGGCTCAACGCCATCGCCGACGAGATCGCGCGGGTTTGCAACGAAGGCGGGCACATCATCATCGCCTGCTCGGCGCTGAAGCACACCTATCGCGACGTCTTGCTGCGCGGACGTGACGACGTCCGGTTTGTCTTCCTGAAGGGCACCAAGGAGCTGATCGCCGAGCGGCTCGCGCACCGCAAGGGCCATTTCATGCCGCCCGGGCTTCTGACCAGCCAGTTCGACACGCTGGAGCCGCCGGAAGCGGGCGAGCACGTCATCACCGTCTCGATCGACGAAACCGTCGAAGCGATCGTGGACGGCGTGATACGGCAGTTGAAGCCAAGCGGGGCGAAGCGCCGAGACCTGGAAACCTGAAGGTTCTGTCATGACGCAAATCTCACTGGTCGTCTCCGACGTCGATGGCACGCTGCTGACCAAGGACAAGACGCTGACGGACCGGGCGCGAGGCGCGGTGCAGCGGCTGCACAAGGCCGGTATCGGCTTCACCATCACCTCCAGCCGTCCCGCGATCGGCATGCGCTTCCTGATCGAGCCGTTGGCGCTGTGGCTGCCCGTCGGCCCGTTCAACGGCTCCTCGATCGTCGATCCCGAGATGAACCCGGTCGAGCAGCACCTGATCCCCGCCGGCGCGGCCGAGCGGTCTCTGCAGATTCTCCGGGACTTCGGCGCCGACATCTGGCTGTTCACTTACGACAAATGGCTGATCGATAACCCCGGCGGCAAGTACGTTCCCCATGAGCAGCACACGATCCGGTCGGAGCCGACCATCGTGACGGACTTTTCTCCTTACCTGTCGAGCGCCTGCAAGATCGTCGGCGCCAGCGCCGATGCGGCAGGCCTGGAGGCTTGCGAGAAGGCGATGCAGGAGGCACTGGGCAGCGAGGCCACCGCGGTGCGCTCGCAGACCTATTATCTCGACATCACCCCGCCCGGCTTCAACAAGGGCACCTTCGTCGAGGCGATGGCCAAGCGCCTGGGCATTGCGACCGGCGCTGTCGCCACCATCGGCGACATGCAGAACGACCTCGCGATGTTCGCCGTCAGCGGCGTCTCGATCGCCATGGGCAATGCCACCGACAACGTCAAGGACCAGGCGACGCACGTCACGGCGAGCAACGAGCAGGATGGATTTGCCGAGGCGATGGAGATGATCTTGAAGCGGAATGGGGTGTGTAGCTAGTGTCAGCTGACCTTGAGTCCGTTATTCGAGCCGCGGCCTTGCTTTATCTCTCCCGCTGCGGGAGAGGTCGCCACGGAGCGGCGGGTGAGGGCTCTCTCCTCTGGGGGTTCTCGCCCAGCGAAAACACCCACCCCCGGCCCTCCCTCTCAAGTGCAGGGGAATCGCATATAAGAAACCGTGGCGGGACTCTCGCCCGTAGCCATCCTTCGAGACGCCCGCCTCTGGCGGTCCCTCAGGATGACGGCGGAGTATGCAGCGGCCATTTTCCGCGGACCAACTGTAACTCAGCCTCATCCTGAGGGACCGCGAAGCGGTCGTCTCGAAGGACGAGGCGCTTGCTCAGGCCCCATCCGAAAGTCATATGCGATTCCTTGCGCGAGCGGGGAAGGGAGTGAACCTCCACTCCTCACTTCGACCGCTGCATCGCCGGCTTCTCGCTCTTCTGTCTCGCCGCCGACAAATTTTGCGCCGTGTTGATCAGGGCAATGTGTGTCAGCGCCTGCGGGAAATTGCCGGTCTGGCGACGTTCGACAGTATCGTATTCCTCGGCCAGCAGCCCGACGTCGTTCGCGACGGCGGCGACGCGGTCGAGCAGAACCTGCGCCTTGTCGAGATCACCCGCCAGCACATGGGCGTCGGCGAGCCACAGCGTGCAAGCCAGGAACGCCCCTTCGAGCGGTGGCTGCCCTGCAGGCAGCTCGCGCGGATCATGGCGCAGCACGAAACCGTCCCGCGTCGAACGTTTCTCCATCGCGGTGATGGTGCCGCGGATGCGCGGATCGTCTGCAGGCAGGAAGCCGACCGCCGGCAGCAGCAGCACGCTGGCATCGAGCAGCTTGGAGCCGTAGGACTCGACGAAGGCATTCTCCTCCGTGTCAAATCCCCTGTTGCAGACGTCTCGATGAATGGCATCGCGCAGCGCGCGCCAATGCAGAAGCGGCGCCTTGAAACCGAACGTCTCGGCGCTCTTGATGCCGCGGTCGAAGGCGACCCAGGTCATCACCTTGGAGAAGACGTAGTGCCGGGGCTGGCCGCGCCGCTCCCAGATGCCGTGGTCTGGCTGGTCCCAGACTTCGGCGAGATGCTGGAGCACCGCGCATTCGAGCGCCCAGGTTTCTTCGTTCAGCTTCAGCTTGGCCATGCGCGACTGGTGGAAGGCGTCGATCAACTCGCCATAGACGTCGAGCTGAAGCTGCGCATGCGCGGCATTGCCGACGCGCACCGGCTGCGCGCCCTCATAGCCGTCAAGCCAGCCCGCCTCCCATTCCAAAAGGCGCCGCTGGCCCCAGATCCCGTACATGATCTGCATGTTCGACGGCGAACCGGCCGCTGCGCGCAAGAGCCAGTTATGCCAGGCCAAGGCTTC
The sequence above is drawn from the Bradyrhizobium amphicarpaeae genome and encodes:
- a CDS encoding gluconokinase, whose product is MGRVEAPCALIVMGVSGSGKSTVAEALGERLGWRFEDGDSFHPASNVEKMRAGHPLTDEDRWPWLNAIADEIARVCNEGGHIIIACSALKHTYRDVLLRGRDDVRFVFLKGTKELIAERLAHRKGHFMPPGLLTSQFDTLEPPEAGEHVITVSIDETVEAIVDGVIRQLKPSGAKRRDLET
- a CDS encoding glycoside hydrolase family 15 protein produces the protein MTQKIEDYALIGDCETAALVGRDGSIDWLCWPAFDSDACFAAILGTHKNGRWLIAPGDDVTTISRRYLGDTLILETRFETKSGTVALIDFMPPRGKASDIVRLVRGVTGTVKMRMELVIRFGFGVDIPWVRRIDHSLLAIAGQDMTVLRTPVKTRGEDLTTVSDFEVRAGDTVPFVLTYGPSHLDPPAPIDPEIALQETEKFWQEWCSRSTRDGDYRDLVMRSLITLKALTFAPTGGIVAAPTTSLPEKLGGSRNWDYRFCWLRDATFTLLALMNSGYTEEALAWHNWLLRAAAGSPSNMQIMYGIWGQRRLLEWEAGWLDGYEGAQPVRVGNAAHAQLQLDVYGELIDAFHQSRMAKLKLNEETWALECAVLQHLAEVWDQPDHGIWERRGQPRHYVFSKVMTWVAFDRGIKSAETFGFKAPLLHWRALRDAIHRDVCNRGFDTEENAFVESYGSKLLDASVLLLPAVGFLPADDPRIRGTITAMEKRSTRDGFVLRHDPRELPAGQPPLEGAFLACTLWLADAHVLAGDLDKAQVLLDRVAAVANDVGLLAEEYDTVERRQTGNFPQALTHIALINTAQNLSAARQKSEKPAMQRSK
- a CDS encoding HAD family hydrolase, whose amino-acid sequence is MTQISLVVSDVDGTLLTKDKTLTDRARGAVQRLHKAGIGFTITSSRPAIGMRFLIEPLALWLPVGPFNGSSIVDPEMNPVEQHLIPAGAAERSLQILRDFGADIWLFTYDKWLIDNPGGKYVPHEQHTIRSEPTIVTDFSPYLSSACKIVGASADAAGLEACEKAMQEALGSEATAVRSQTYYLDITPPGFNKGTFVEAMAKRLGIATGAVATIGDMQNDLAMFAVSGVSIAMGNATDNVKDQATHVTASNEQDGFAEAMEMILKRNGVCS